From a single Nematostella vectensis chromosome 3, jaNemVect1.1, whole genome shotgun sequence genomic region:
- the LOC5511233 gene encoding mediator of RNA polymerase II transcription subunit 15 isoform X4, which produces MRKLLSVAVLLAVCGCLADARATGNHIQKASKKDGQKKVIHTPAVVYYNKNKQQAKKRVARSPHPTYQPTQTQVLFDHVGHYQHFNFLFPNTPAVWHDYNNRPPFLNENAKDASAQQGAKQEDQKAESTQPKLEGWSTQGDSTGSLKGVKVPASAYEQARQGKDVYIAVMNKNGEKTADQMTAQPQNDHAREEQVKSSDEPKRFGMCGNMPCHIPCPYGNCPEGTPKAPEGDESQTLSDTHAVADAKTKQADAQPTSTETATKPVETPVENKFYPTEVKDLDDPSSLMSKLIAPAPGDKPQKAKYTIHVKPKFVNGVPQPQEIAIMPPDALGIASDKPLVILKQTVTKNMIENIEIDVPRKGTKYTSEPKVEVIEGSNKEILSVSQGQADLNSAEKALEAKAAASEAQEAAAGNTQVVQAVPAQQNQADMIQGPQAAQSEATQQTQATQAEPTQQAQAIQGDASQQAQATQVDASQQAQAAQAYASEQTQATQADATQQTQSYASQQSQASQDYPSQQTQATQPQEQPAAQQYQAPTADQTQAYQDTQTQKPQEAQPTQAAQQDNQTQQPAQGESQNAYNTYASQNDAAPAEPQCGDDTRCSSYNTGMCSEAWLQTNCKKMCGLC; this is translated from the exons ATGAGAAAACTACTGAGTGTAGCTGTTCTATTGGCAGTTTGTGGGTGTCTAGCGGATGCTAGAG CAACAGGGAACCACATCCAAAAGGCATCAAAGAAAGACG GACAAAAGAAAGTCATCCACACCCCTGCTGTTGTATactacaacaaaaacaaacaacaagcGAAGAAGCGAGTGGCTCGTAGTCCTCACCCCACCTACCAGCCAACACAGACTCAAGTGCTCTTCGATCATGTCGGCCATTACCAGCATTTCAACTTTCTCTTTCCCAATACACCTGCCGTGTGGCACGACTATAACAACAGGCCCCCATTCCTGAACGAGAATGCTAAGGATGCGTCAGCCCAGCAGGGCGCGAAGCAGGAGGACCAGAAAGCGGAGTCGACCCAGCCTAAACTAGAGGGATGGAGCACACAGGGTGATAGTACTGGTAGCTTGAAGGGGGTCAAGGTCCCAGCTAGCGCTTATGAGCAAG CAAGACAAGGCAAAGATGTGTACATTGCTGTCATGAACAAAAACGGTGAGAAGACCGCTGATCAGATGACAGCGCAGCCGCAGAATGACCATGCCCGAGAAGAGCAAGTGAAATCAAGCGACGAGCCCAAGCGATTTGGCATGTGTGGAAATATGCCGTGCCATATCCCGTGTCCCTACGGCAACTGTCCTGAAGGCACGCCCAAAGCACCTGAAG GCGACGAGTCACAGACGCTAAGCGACACGCACGCAGTAGCCGAcgctaaaacaaaacaagccGATGCCCAGCCGACATCCACCGAAACCGCTACGAAGCCTGTCGAGACTCCGGTAGAGAACAAGTTCTACCCTACCGAAGTGAAAGATCTGGATGACCCTTCCAGTCTCATGTCGAAACTCATCGCTCCCGCTCCGGGCGACAAGCCGCAAAAGGCCAAGTATACCATCCACGTAAAGCCCAAGTTTGTGAATGGTGTCCCACAGCCTCAGGAGATCGCAATCATGCCCCCAGACGCGCTTGGTATCGCTAGTGATAAGCCGCTGGTTATACTTAAGCAG ACCGTGACCAAAAACATGATCGAGAACATCGAGATTGACGTCCCTAGAAAGGGAACAAAGTACACCAGCGAGCCGAAGGTCGAGGTGATCGAGGGGAGCAACAAAGAAATCCTTAGCGTCAGTCAAGGACAGGCTGACTTGAACAGTGCCGAAAAGGCACTAGAGGCTAAAGCTGCGGCCTCTGAGGCCCAGGAAGCCGCGGCGGGAAATACACAGGTAGTCCAAGCGGTACCAGCTCAACAAAACCAGGCCGATATGATACAGggaccacaggcagcccagtCTGAAGCTACACAACaaacacaggctacccaagCTGAACCAACCCAACAAGCACAGGCTATACAAGGTGATGCAAGCCAGCAAGCACAGGCTACCCAAGTTGATGCAAGCCAGCAGGCACAGGCTGCCCAAGCTTATGCAAGCGAACaaacacaggctacccaagCAGATGCAACCCAGCAGACTCAAAGTTATGCCAGCCAGCAATCACAGGCTTCCCAAGATTATCCAAGCCAGcagacacaggctacccaacCACAAGAGCAGCCCGCAGCTCAACAGTACCAGGCCCCAACAGCCGATCAGACACAGGCATATCAGGATACTCAGACACaaaaaccacaggaagcccagcCTACCCAAGCTGCACAACAGGACAACCAGACACAGCAGCCGGCCCAAGGCGAGTCACAGAATGCGTACAACACTTATGCTTCACAGAACG ACGCCGCACCTGCGGAGCCTCAGTGTGGTGATGATACGCGTTGCTCCTCCTACAACACAGGGATGTGTAGCGAGGCCTGGCTGCAGACCAACTGCAAGAAGATGTGCGGACTATGTTAG
- the LOC5511233 gene encoding paternally-expressed gene 3 protein isoform X3 — protein MRKLLSVAVLLAVCGCLADARATGNHIQKASKKDGQKKVIHTPAVVYYNKNKQQAKKRVARSPHPTYQPTQTQVLFDHVGHYQHFNFLFPNTPAVWHDYNNRPPFLNENAKDASAQQGAKQEDQKAESTQPKLEGWSTQGDSTGSLKGVKVPASAYEQARQGKDVYIAVMNKNGEKTADQMTAQPQNDHAREEQVKSSDEPKRFGMCGNMPCHIPCPYGNCPEGTPKAPEVNHPFMVYCDDKFPQCGVLHSACNDSWLQIYCPKKCGLCKRDESQTLSDTHAVADAKTKQADAQPTSTETATKPVETPVENKFYPTEVKDLDDPSSLMSKLIAPAPGDKPQKAKYTIHVKPKFVNGVPQPQEIAIMPPDALGIASDKPLVILKQTVTKNMIENIEIDVPRKGTKYTSEPKVEVIEGSNKEILSVSQGQADLNSAEKALEAKAAASEAQEAAAGNTQVVQAVPAQQNQADMIQGPQAAQSEATQQTQATQAEPTQQAQAIQGDASQQAQATQVDASQQAQAAQAYASEQTQATQADATQQTQSYASQQSQASQDYPSQQTQATQPQEQPAAQQYQAPTADQTQAYQDTQTQKPQEAQPTQAAQQDNQTQQPAQGESQNAYNTYASQNDAAPAEPQCGDDTRCSSYNTGMCSEAWLQTNCKKMCGLC, from the exons ATGAGAAAACTACTGAGTGTAGCTGTTCTATTGGCAGTTTGTGGGTGTCTAGCGGATGCTAGAG CAACAGGGAACCACATCCAAAAGGCATCAAAGAAAGACG GACAAAAGAAAGTCATCCACACCCCTGCTGTTGTATactacaacaaaaacaaacaacaagcGAAGAAGCGAGTGGCTCGTAGTCCTCACCCCACCTACCAGCCAACACAGACTCAAGTGCTCTTCGATCATGTCGGCCATTACCAGCATTTCAACTTTCTCTTTCCCAATACACCTGCCGTGTGGCACGACTATAACAACAGGCCCCCATTCCTGAACGAGAATGCTAAGGATGCGTCAGCCCAGCAGGGCGCGAAGCAGGAGGACCAGAAAGCGGAGTCGACCCAGCCTAAACTAGAGGGATGGAGCACACAGGGTGATAGTACTGGTAGCTTGAAGGGGGTCAAGGTCCCAGCTAGCGCTTATGAGCAAG CAAGACAAGGCAAAGATGTGTACATTGCTGTCATGAACAAAAACGGTGAGAAGACCGCTGATCAGATGACAGCGCAGCCGCAGAATGACCATGCCCGAGAAGAGCAAGTGAAATCAAGCGACGAGCCCAAGCGATTTGGCATGTGTGGAAATATGCCGTGCCATATCCCGTGTCCCTACGGCAACTGTCCTGAAGGCACGCCCAAAGCACCTGAAG TCAACCACCCATTCATGGTTTACTGCGACGATAAGTTCCCTCAGTGTGGTGTGCTTCATTCCGCATGTAATGACTCGTGGCTGCAAATTTACTGTCCTAAAAAATGCGGCTTGTGCAAAC GCGACGAGTCACAGACGCTAAGCGACACGCACGCAGTAGCCGAcgctaaaacaaaacaagccGATGCCCAGCCGACATCCACCGAAACCGCTACGAAGCCTGTCGAGACTCCGGTAGAGAACAAGTTCTACCCTACCGAAGTGAAAGATCTGGATGACCCTTCCAGTCTCATGTCGAAACTCATCGCTCCCGCTCCGGGCGACAAGCCGCAAAAGGCCAAGTATACCATCCACGTAAAGCCCAAGTTTGTGAATGGTGTCCCACAGCCTCAGGAGATCGCAATCATGCCCCCAGACGCGCTTGGTATCGCTAGTGATAAGCCGCTGGTTATACTTAAGCAG ACCGTGACCAAAAACATGATCGAGAACATCGAGATTGACGTCCCTAGAAAGGGAACAAAGTACACCAGCGAGCCGAAGGTCGAGGTGATCGAGGGGAGCAACAAAGAAATCCTTAGCGTCAGTCAAGGACAGGCTGACTTGAACAGTGCCGAAAAGGCACTAGAGGCTAAAGCTGCGGCCTCTGAGGCCCAGGAAGCCGCGGCGGGAAATACACAGGTAGTCCAAGCGGTACCAGCTCAACAAAACCAGGCCGATATGATACAGggaccacaggcagcccagtCTGAAGCTACACAACaaacacaggctacccaagCTGAACCAACCCAACAAGCACAGGCTATACAAGGTGATGCAAGCCAGCAAGCACAGGCTACCCAAGTTGATGCAAGCCAGCAGGCACAGGCTGCCCAAGCTTATGCAAGCGAACaaacacaggctacccaagCAGATGCAACCCAGCAGACTCAAAGTTATGCCAGCCAGCAATCACAGGCTTCCCAAGATTATCCAAGCCAGcagacacaggctacccaacCACAAGAGCAGCCCGCAGCTCAACAGTACCAGGCCCCAACAGCCGATCAGACACAGGCATATCAGGATACTCAGACACaaaaaccacaggaagcccagcCTACCCAAGCTGCACAACAGGACAACCAGACACAGCAGCCGGCCCAAGGCGAGTCACAGAATGCGTACAACACTTATGCTTCACAGAACG ACGCCGCACCTGCGGAGCCTCAGTGTGGTGATGATACGCGTTGCTCCTCCTACAACACAGGGATGTGTAGCGAGGCCTGGCTGCAGACCAACTGCAAGAAGATGTGCGGACTATGTTAG
- the LOC5511233 gene encoding mediator of RNA polymerase II transcription subunit 15 isoform X2 yields the protein MRKLLSVAVLLAVCGCLADARATGNHIQKASKKDVLRWSDLTRSTGVCEDHPYCYKYSGIDCIQTYVKSNCMKMCGLCGQKKVIHTPAVVYYNKNKQQAKKRVARSPHPTYQPTQTQVLFDHVGHYQHFNFLFPNTPAVWHDYNNRPPFLNENAKDASAQQGAKQEDQKAESTQPKLEGWSTQGDSTGSLKGVKVPASAYEQARQGKDVYIAVMNKNGEKTADQMTAQPQNDHAREEQVKSSDEPKRFGMCGNMPCHIPCPYGNCPEGTPKAPEGDESQTLSDTHAVADAKTKQADAQPTSTETATKPVETPVENKFYPTEVKDLDDPSSLMSKLIAPAPGDKPQKAKYTIHVKPKFVNGVPQPQEIAIMPPDALGIASDKPLVILKQTVTKNMIENIEIDVPRKGTKYTSEPKVEVIEGSNKEILSVSQGQADLNSAEKALEAKAAASEAQEAAAGNTQVVQAVPAQQNQADMIQGPQAAQSEATQQTQATQAEPTQQAQAIQGDASQQAQATQVDASQQAQAAQAYASEQTQATQADATQQTQSYASQQSQASQDYPSQQTQATQPQEQPAAQQYQAPTADQTQAYQDTQTQKPQEAQPTQAAQQDNQTQQPAQGESQNAYNTYASQNDAAPAEPQCGDDTRCSSYNTGMCSEAWLQTNCKKMCGLC from the exons ATGAGAAAACTACTGAGTGTAGCTGTTCTATTGGCAGTTTGTGGGTGTCTAGCGGATGCTAGAG CAACAGGGAACCACATCCAAAAGGCATCAAAGAAAGACG TTTTGAGATGGTCTGACCTGACTAGAAGTACGGGCGTGTGCGAGGACCACCCCTACTGCTACAAATACTCGGGTATCGACTGCATACAGACGTACGTCAAGAGCAACTGTATGAAGATGTGTGGGCTGTGTG GACAAAAGAAAGTCATCCACACCCCTGCTGTTGTATactacaacaaaaacaaacaacaagcGAAGAAGCGAGTGGCTCGTAGTCCTCACCCCACCTACCAGCCAACACAGACTCAAGTGCTCTTCGATCATGTCGGCCATTACCAGCATTTCAACTTTCTCTTTCCCAATACACCTGCCGTGTGGCACGACTATAACAACAGGCCCCCATTCCTGAACGAGAATGCTAAGGATGCGTCAGCCCAGCAGGGCGCGAAGCAGGAGGACCAGAAAGCGGAGTCGACCCAGCCTAAACTAGAGGGATGGAGCACACAGGGTGATAGTACTGGTAGCTTGAAGGGGGTCAAGGTCCCAGCTAGCGCTTATGAGCAAG CAAGACAAGGCAAAGATGTGTACATTGCTGTCATGAACAAAAACGGTGAGAAGACCGCTGATCAGATGACAGCGCAGCCGCAGAATGACCATGCCCGAGAAGAGCAAGTGAAATCAAGCGACGAGCCCAAGCGATTTGGCATGTGTGGAAATATGCCGTGCCATATCCCGTGTCCCTACGGCAACTGTCCTGAAGGCACGCCCAAAGCACCTGAAG GCGACGAGTCACAGACGCTAAGCGACACGCACGCAGTAGCCGAcgctaaaacaaaacaagccGATGCCCAGCCGACATCCACCGAAACCGCTACGAAGCCTGTCGAGACTCCGGTAGAGAACAAGTTCTACCCTACCGAAGTGAAAGATCTGGATGACCCTTCCAGTCTCATGTCGAAACTCATCGCTCCCGCTCCGGGCGACAAGCCGCAAAAGGCCAAGTATACCATCCACGTAAAGCCCAAGTTTGTGAATGGTGTCCCACAGCCTCAGGAGATCGCAATCATGCCCCCAGACGCGCTTGGTATCGCTAGTGATAAGCCGCTGGTTATACTTAAGCAG ACCGTGACCAAAAACATGATCGAGAACATCGAGATTGACGTCCCTAGAAAGGGAACAAAGTACACCAGCGAGCCGAAGGTCGAGGTGATCGAGGGGAGCAACAAAGAAATCCTTAGCGTCAGTCAAGGACAGGCTGACTTGAACAGTGCCGAAAAGGCACTAGAGGCTAAAGCTGCGGCCTCTGAGGCCCAGGAAGCCGCGGCGGGAAATACACAGGTAGTCCAAGCGGTACCAGCTCAACAAAACCAGGCCGATATGATACAGggaccacaggcagcccagtCTGAAGCTACACAACaaacacaggctacccaagCTGAACCAACCCAACAAGCACAGGCTATACAAGGTGATGCAAGCCAGCAAGCACAGGCTACCCAAGTTGATGCAAGCCAGCAGGCACAGGCTGCCCAAGCTTATGCAAGCGAACaaacacaggctacccaagCAGATGCAACCCAGCAGACTCAAAGTTATGCCAGCCAGCAATCACAGGCTTCCCAAGATTATCCAAGCCAGcagacacaggctacccaacCACAAGAGCAGCCCGCAGCTCAACAGTACCAGGCCCCAACAGCCGATCAGACACAGGCATATCAGGATACTCAGACACaaaaaccacaggaagcccagcCTACCCAAGCTGCACAACAGGACAACCAGACACAGCAGCCGGCCCAAGGCGAGTCACAGAATGCGTACAACACTTATGCTTCACAGAACG ACGCCGCACCTGCGGAGCCTCAGTGTGGTGATGATACGCGTTGCTCCTCCTACAACACAGGGATGTGTAGCGAGGCCTGGCTGCAGACCAACTGCAAGAAGATGTGCGGACTATGTTAG
- the LOC5511233 gene encoding paternally-expressed gene 3 protein isoform X1, with product MRKLLSVAVLLAVCGCLADARATGNHIQKASKKDVLRWSDLTRSTGVCEDHPYCYKYSGIDCIQTYVKSNCMKMCGLCGQKKVIHTPAVVYYNKNKQQAKKRVARSPHPTYQPTQTQVLFDHVGHYQHFNFLFPNTPAVWHDYNNRPPFLNENAKDASAQQGAKQEDQKAESTQPKLEGWSTQGDSTGSLKGVKVPASAYEQARQGKDVYIAVMNKNGEKTADQMTAQPQNDHAREEQVKSSDEPKRFGMCGNMPCHIPCPYGNCPEGTPKAPEVNHPFMVYCDDKFPQCGVLHSACNDSWLQIYCPKKCGLCKRDESQTLSDTHAVADAKTKQADAQPTSTETATKPVETPVENKFYPTEVKDLDDPSSLMSKLIAPAPGDKPQKAKYTIHVKPKFVNGVPQPQEIAIMPPDALGIASDKPLVILKQTVTKNMIENIEIDVPRKGTKYTSEPKVEVIEGSNKEILSVSQGQADLNSAEKALEAKAAASEAQEAAAGNTQVVQAVPAQQNQADMIQGPQAAQSEATQQTQATQAEPTQQAQAIQGDASQQAQATQVDASQQAQAAQAYASEQTQATQADATQQTQSYASQQSQASQDYPSQQTQATQPQEQPAAQQYQAPTADQTQAYQDTQTQKPQEAQPTQAAQQDNQTQQPAQGESQNAYNTYASQNDAAPAEPQCGDDTRCSSYNTGMCSEAWLQTNCKKMCGLC from the exons ATGAGAAAACTACTGAGTGTAGCTGTTCTATTGGCAGTTTGTGGGTGTCTAGCGGATGCTAGAG CAACAGGGAACCACATCCAAAAGGCATCAAAGAAAGACG TTTTGAGATGGTCTGACCTGACTAGAAGTACGGGCGTGTGCGAGGACCACCCCTACTGCTACAAATACTCGGGTATCGACTGCATACAGACGTACGTCAAGAGCAACTGTATGAAGATGTGTGGGCTGTGTG GACAAAAGAAAGTCATCCACACCCCTGCTGTTGTATactacaacaaaaacaaacaacaagcGAAGAAGCGAGTGGCTCGTAGTCCTCACCCCACCTACCAGCCAACACAGACTCAAGTGCTCTTCGATCATGTCGGCCATTACCAGCATTTCAACTTTCTCTTTCCCAATACACCTGCCGTGTGGCACGACTATAACAACAGGCCCCCATTCCTGAACGAGAATGCTAAGGATGCGTCAGCCCAGCAGGGCGCGAAGCAGGAGGACCAGAAAGCGGAGTCGACCCAGCCTAAACTAGAGGGATGGAGCACACAGGGTGATAGTACTGGTAGCTTGAAGGGGGTCAAGGTCCCAGCTAGCGCTTATGAGCAAG CAAGACAAGGCAAAGATGTGTACATTGCTGTCATGAACAAAAACGGTGAGAAGACCGCTGATCAGATGACAGCGCAGCCGCAGAATGACCATGCCCGAGAAGAGCAAGTGAAATCAAGCGACGAGCCCAAGCGATTTGGCATGTGTGGAAATATGCCGTGCCATATCCCGTGTCCCTACGGCAACTGTCCTGAAGGCACGCCCAAAGCACCTGAAG TCAACCACCCATTCATGGTTTACTGCGACGATAAGTTCCCTCAGTGTGGTGTGCTTCATTCCGCATGTAATGACTCGTGGCTGCAAATTTACTGTCCTAAAAAATGCGGCTTGTGCAAAC GCGACGAGTCACAGACGCTAAGCGACACGCACGCAGTAGCCGAcgctaaaacaaaacaagccGATGCCCAGCCGACATCCACCGAAACCGCTACGAAGCCTGTCGAGACTCCGGTAGAGAACAAGTTCTACCCTACCGAAGTGAAAGATCTGGATGACCCTTCCAGTCTCATGTCGAAACTCATCGCTCCCGCTCCGGGCGACAAGCCGCAAAAGGCCAAGTATACCATCCACGTAAAGCCCAAGTTTGTGAATGGTGTCCCACAGCCTCAGGAGATCGCAATCATGCCCCCAGACGCGCTTGGTATCGCTAGTGATAAGCCGCTGGTTATACTTAAGCAG ACCGTGACCAAAAACATGATCGAGAACATCGAGATTGACGTCCCTAGAAAGGGAACAAAGTACACCAGCGAGCCGAAGGTCGAGGTGATCGAGGGGAGCAACAAAGAAATCCTTAGCGTCAGTCAAGGACAGGCTGACTTGAACAGTGCCGAAAAGGCACTAGAGGCTAAAGCTGCGGCCTCTGAGGCCCAGGAAGCCGCGGCGGGAAATACACAGGTAGTCCAAGCGGTACCAGCTCAACAAAACCAGGCCGATATGATACAGggaccacaggcagcccagtCTGAAGCTACACAACaaacacaggctacccaagCTGAACCAACCCAACAAGCACAGGCTATACAAGGTGATGCAAGCCAGCAAGCACAGGCTACCCAAGTTGATGCAAGCCAGCAGGCACAGGCTGCCCAAGCTTATGCAAGCGAACaaacacaggctacccaagCAGATGCAACCCAGCAGACTCAAAGTTATGCCAGCCAGCAATCACAGGCTTCCCAAGATTATCCAAGCCAGcagacacaggctacccaacCACAAGAGCAGCCCGCAGCTCAACAGTACCAGGCCCCAACAGCCGATCAGACACAGGCATATCAGGATACTCAGACACaaaaaccacaggaagcccagcCTACCCAAGCTGCACAACAGGACAACCAGACACAGCAGCCGGCCCAAGGCGAGTCACAGAATGCGTACAACACTTATGCTTCACAGAACG ACGCCGCACCTGCGGAGCCTCAGTGTGGTGATGATACGCGTTGCTCCTCCTACAACACAGGGATGTGTAGCGAGGCCTGGCTGCAGACCAACTGCAAGAAGATGTGCGGACTATGTTAG
- the LOC116618104 gene encoding uncharacterized protein LOC116618104, producing MMTSKRVTAVLGCLVFVSWVLTIVQAGEHTVVAVVVKDKNDPPGAPVLNIGGKKVKAIKLEVPAHQTNAAYPKASQTNAVYPEASQQDQAPAQHVAKPVSDGLPVVEVKPQKTMHFKLVKLSDEDIKKIEDEKKKKLEDKKLEKKLYPCEDYSPFCHHYTATFMPSAMSAEGRAPQCRDFYMQKNCRETCNLCHIPLGVYLGGQDTDHCAHLAKNQCVHDWVKETCKNKCGGNAYSRVGVSNIFVGKKKSIVHKLTKETRPKSASKEAPQIKLQSEQQKEENAIPKRAKPEPKGEDAEVSGSDDSGSADDNKIGSGSGAEDEEDEPEEDEEDDEETKEAKPIIQTPSKKETTSKLAEPVTNPVKSVAKATATKVAKVVKKKADLVVKKLKAVAEKLKEALKKADPVAEKPKPVVAKAVAKNVAKAAKDVAKKADHAVRAQPAVNKVVKATKAKKN from the exons ATGATGACGTCGAAGCGGGTAACAGCCGTGCTAGGCTGCTTGGTGTTCGTGTCATGGGTACTTACTATCGTACAAGCCGGGGAACATACAG TTGTTGCAGTAGTTGTTAAGGACAAGAATGACCCCCCAGGCGCCCCAG TACTAAATATCGGAGGCAAGAAAGTAAAGGCTATCAAACTTG AAGTTCCAGCACACCAGACAAATGCCGCATACCCCAAGGCCAGCCAGACAAATGCCGTATACCCAGAGGCTAGCCAACAAGACCAGGCTCCTGCCCAGCATGTCGCCAAACCAGTATCGG ATGGACTACCTGTGGTAGAAGTCAAACCCCAGAAGACAATGCACTTTAAACTTGTCAAGCTGAGTG ATGaggacataaaaaaaattgaggatgaaaagaaaaagaaactcgAGGACAAAAAGCTGGAGAAGa AATTGTATCCATGCGAAGACTACAGCCCATTTTGTCACCACTATACTGCTACGTTCATGCCATCTGCCATGAGCGCCGAGGGACGGGCACCTCAGTGCAGAGACTTCTACATGCAGAAGAACTGCAGGGAGACTTGCAACCTTTGTCACA TACCCCTGGGCGTCTACCTCGGCGGACAAGACACGGACCATTGCGCGCATCTGGCCAAGAACCAATGCGTCCACGACTGGGTCAAAGAGACATGCAAGAACAAGTGTGGGGGCAACGCATATT CACGAGTCGGCGTGTCCAACATCTTTGTTGGTAAGAAGAAATCTATTGTACACAAGCTCACAAAGGAGACTCGGCCAAAGTCTGCATCAAAAGAAGCTCCGCAAATCAAG CTTCAGTCAGAGCAACAGAAAGAAGAGAACGCCATTCCTAAAAGAGCTAAGCCTGAGCCCAAGGGAGAAGACGCAGAGGTCAGCGGCAGTGACGATAGCGGAAGTGCTGATGACAATAAAATTGGAAGTGGTTCCGGTGCCGAG GATGAGGAAGATGAGCCTGAAGAAGACGAAGAAGACGATGAAGAGACTAAGGAAGCAAAACCCATCATTCAGACACCATCCAAGAAAGAGACCACTAGCAAACTGGCTGAACCTGTTACAAACCCCGTAAAATCGGTTGCTAAGGCAACTGCTACTAAGGTGGCTAAAGTTGTAAAAAAGAAAGCTGATCTTGTTGTCAAGAAATTAAAAGCTGTTGCTGAAAAGTTAAAGGAAGCTCTCAAGAAAGCCGACCCTGTCGCTGAAAAACCAAAACCTGTTGTTGCTAAGGCCGTTGCTAAGAACGTTGCCAAGGCCGCCAAGGATGTTGCCAAGAAAGCAGACCACGCTGTCCGAGCTCAACCAGCAGTCAACAAAGTTGTCAAGGCCACCAAAGCCAAGAAGAACTAG